One genomic segment of Amycolatopsis sp. WQ 127309 includes these proteins:
- a CDS encoding DedA family protein, with product MILAQSTVNTMSLLPSWLDPQHLLSGLTTPVLAVLCLIIFIESSVFPVLPGDSLLFTAGLFIANGTLDASLWLVCVLVTVAALLGNVVGYYLGYFAGPKLFNRPDSKFFKREYIDKTHEFLEKHGPKAVVLARFVPFVRTFITWIAGIGRMDPKRYFTYTVIGGILWAAGITILGSLLGNIGFIRNNVDSIFVLIVLVSVVPILFEYLKARREKKASAAMTSADPEVTQRIPRIKD from the coding sequence GTGATTCTCGCCCAGAGCACGGTCAACACGATGTCGCTGCTGCCGTCATGGCTGGACCCGCAGCACTTGCTGAGCGGCCTGACGACCCCGGTCCTGGCGGTGCTGTGCCTGATCATCTTCATCGAGAGCAGCGTCTTCCCGGTGCTGCCCGGTGACTCCCTGCTGTTCACCGCCGGCCTGTTCATCGCGAACGGCACCCTCGACGCGTCCCTGTGGCTGGTGTGTGTGCTGGTCACGGTCGCGGCGCTGCTCGGCAACGTCGTCGGGTACTACCTCGGCTACTTCGCCGGGCCCAAGCTGTTCAACCGGCCGGACTCGAAGTTCTTCAAGCGCGAGTACATCGACAAGACGCACGAGTTCCTGGAGAAGCACGGCCCCAAGGCGGTCGTGCTGGCCCGGTTCGTGCCCTTCGTCCGGACGTTCATCACCTGGATCGCCGGCATCGGCCGGATGGATCCGAAGCGTTACTTCACGTACACGGTCATCGGCGGCATCCTGTGGGCCGCGGGCATCACGATCCTCGGGTCGCTGCTCGGGAACATCGGCTTCATCCGGAACAACGTCGACTCGATCTTCGTGCTGATCGTGCTGGTCTCGGTCGTCCCGATCCTGTTCGAGTACCTCAAGGCGCGGCGCGAGAAGAAGGCGTCGGCCGCGATGACGTCGGCCGACCCCGAGGTCACGCAGCGCATCCCGCGCATCAAGGACTGA
- a CDS encoding FAD-binding oxidoreductase — protein MSDEALVTRLRDLLGKSAVLTDSDVTASYSRDMMPLAPSGTPLAVVLPENTEQVQAVVKACAEAKVPIVPRGAGSGLSGAANAIEGCVVLALTKLNEIVEIDAGNRLAVVQPGVVNLDFRNAVEKHGLFYPPDPSSYDWCTLGGNLATNAGGLCCVKYGVTTDSVLGLEVVLADGEILRTGRRTVKGVAGYDLARLFVGSEGTLGVITQATVQLKPLPQAPATFVAGFSSTEAAGEAVARVVREGLVPSLLEIMDASSIKASEAYLKTDLGAGSDCRALLLGQSDAGGEVARRELAKLEQICVDCGADLAYTTEDLEEGRMLLQARRVVLTALETYGLWLTDDVCVPRTRIAELIRGCEKVSEDVGLRIAVVGHAGDGNMHPTIVYRPDDPDEFARAQRAFDEILEIGLSLGGTVTGEHGVGKIKREWLEREIGPVGMRVHREIKRALDPENLFNPGSMFSMT, from the coding sequence ATGAGCGACGAAGCTTTGGTCACCCGGCTCCGCGACCTGCTCGGCAAGAGCGCCGTGCTCACCGACTCCGACGTCACGGCGTCGTACTCGCGCGACATGATGCCGCTCGCGCCGTCGGGCACGCCGCTGGCCGTGGTGCTGCCCGAGAACACCGAGCAGGTGCAGGCCGTCGTGAAGGCCTGCGCCGAGGCGAAGGTGCCGATCGTGCCGCGCGGGGCGGGGAGCGGCCTGTCCGGCGCCGCCAACGCCATCGAGGGCTGCGTGGTGCTCGCGCTGACCAAGCTCAACGAGATCGTCGAGATCGACGCGGGGAACCGGCTGGCCGTCGTCCAGCCCGGGGTCGTCAACCTGGACTTCCGCAACGCCGTCGAGAAGCACGGCCTCTTCTACCCGCCGGACCCGTCGAGCTACGACTGGTGCACCCTCGGCGGCAACCTCGCCACCAACGCCGGCGGCCTCTGCTGCGTGAAGTACGGCGTCACCACCGACTCCGTCCTCGGTCTCGAGGTCGTCCTGGCGGACGGCGAGATCCTCCGGACCGGGCGCCGGACCGTGAAGGGGGTCGCCGGGTACGACCTCGCGCGGCTGTTCGTCGGCAGCGAGGGCACGCTCGGCGTCATCACGCAGGCGACCGTGCAGCTCAAGCCGCTGCCGCAGGCGCCGGCGACGTTCGTCGCGGGCTTCAGCAGCACCGAAGCCGCCGGTGAGGCCGTCGCGCGCGTCGTCCGCGAAGGGCTCGTGCCGTCGCTGCTGGAGATCATGGACGCGTCCTCGATCAAGGCGTCCGAGGCCTACCTCAAGACCGACCTCGGCGCGGGTTCGGACTGCCGGGCCCTGCTGCTCGGCCAGTCCGACGCCGGCGGCGAGGTCGCCCGCCGCGAGCTGGCCAAGCTCGAGCAGATCTGCGTCGACTGCGGCGCCGACCTCGCCTACACCACCGAGGACCTCGAAGAGGGCCGGATGCTGCTGCAGGCCCGCCGGGTCGTGCTGACGGCCCTGGAGACCTACGGCCTCTGGCTCACCGACGACGTCTGCGTGCCGCGCACGCGCATCGCCGAGCTCATCCGCGGCTGCGAGAAGGTCAGCGAGGACGTCGGCCTGCGGATCGCCGTGGTCGGGCACGCCGGCGACGGCAACATGCACCCCACGATCGTCTACCGGCCCGACGACCCGGACGAGTTCGCCCGCGCCCAGCGCGCGTTCGACGAGATCCTCGAGATCGGGCTCTCGCTCGGCGGCACCGTGACCGGCGAACACGGCGTCGGCAAGATCAAGCGCGAGTGGCTGGAACGCGAGATCGGCCCGGTCGGGATGCGTGTCCACCGGGAGATCAAGCGGGCCCTCGACCCGGAGAACCTGTTCAACCCGGGCTCGATGTTCTCGATGACCTGA
- a CDS encoding MarR family winged helix-turn-helix transcriptional regulator — translation MAPDSSAAARPRAELDLADSLGHELVRFIRLINKAKSQVSKQGPDGIERAAYAILFTLIHEGPQRTSRLAESLHAEISTISRQSSSLVQHGLVERQADPEDGRACLLAPTAEGLRVFEENRKQRNQWLAEVLEDWSETDRQNLNRLFGRLNTGIEKHSPQLADAQAPTAAPAKGATA, via the coding sequence ATGGCACCCGACAGCTCAGCCGCAGCCCGGCCACGGGCCGAACTGGATCTGGCCGACTCGCTCGGCCATGAGCTCGTGCGCTTCATCCGGTTGATCAACAAGGCGAAGTCCCAGGTCTCCAAGCAGGGGCCGGACGGGATCGAGCGGGCGGCCTACGCGATCCTCTTCACCCTCATCCACGAGGGCCCGCAGCGCACCAGCCGGCTGGCCGAGTCGCTGCACGCCGAGATCTCGACGATCAGCAGGCAGTCGAGCTCGCTCGTCCAGCACGGCCTGGTCGAGCGCCAGGCCGACCCCGAGGACGGGCGGGCCTGCCTGCTCGCGCCGACAGCCGAGGGCCTCCGGGTGTTCGAAGAGAACCGCAAGCAACGCAATCAGTGGCTGGCCGAAGTGCTCGAGGACTGGTCGGAAACGGACCGCCAGAACCTCAACCGGCTCTTCGGCCGGCTCAACACAGGTATCGAGAAACACTCTCCACAGCTGGCGGACGCGCAGGCGCCGACCGCTGCACCGGCCAAGGGGGCCACTGCATGA
- a CDS encoding YceI family protein, which produces MTGLRATLRTAEGWAVEHAVLTVTDPAGRQVSRQAADVRGEVATDALAPGTYTAVVTAAGYTPVARMAQIASDGSGSLGDVVLAPVAEAIDLPPAGAWTIDPMHSSVVATARHLGIASIKARFPDVSGRLEIGRPAEQSSVHAEIKAASIDTGIRMRDDHLRSPDFLDVDVHPVITFASRGMRQRGVDSWTLVGDLTLHGERREIELELTYGGWGPDPWGGVRVAFHAETQLHRNDFAINYSAMVRAGVAAVGTTVKVELDIEAVQGESLPQF; this is translated from the coding sequence ATGACCGGACTGCGCGCCACCCTGCGCACGGCCGAGGGCTGGGCGGTGGAGCACGCGGTGCTCACCGTCACGGACCCGGCCGGGCGCCAGGTCTCGCGGCAGGCGGCCGACGTCCGCGGCGAGGTGGCCACCGACGCGCTCGCGCCGGGCACCTACACCGCGGTCGTCACGGCGGCCGGGTACACCCCGGTCGCCCGGATGGCGCAGATCGCCTCGGACGGCTCCGGCTCGCTCGGCGACGTCGTGCTGGCTCCGGTCGCCGAGGCGATCGACCTGCCGCCCGCCGGGGCGTGGACGATCGACCCGATGCACTCGTCGGTCGTCGCGACCGCCCGCCACCTGGGCATCGCGAGCATCAAGGCGCGGTTCCCGGACGTGTCGGGCCGGCTCGAGATCGGCCGTCCGGCCGAGCAGTCGTCGGTGCACGCCGAGATCAAGGCGGCGAGCATCGACACCGGCATCCGGATGCGCGACGACCACCTGCGGTCGCCGGACTTCCTCGACGTCGACGTCCACCCGGTGATCACGTTCGCGAGCCGGGGGATGCGCCAGCGCGGCGTGGACTCGTGGACGCTGGTCGGCGACCTGACGCTGCACGGCGAGCGTCGCGAGATCGAGCTGGAGCTGACCTACGGCGGCTGGGGCCCGGACCCGTGGGGCGGCGTCCGCGTCGCGTTCCACGCCGAGACGCAGCTGCACCGCAACGACTTCGCGATCAACTACAGCGCGATGGTCCGCGCCGGCGTCGCGGCGGTCGGCACGACGGTGAAGGTCGAGCTGGACATCGAAGCGGTCCAGGGCGAGTCACTGCCGCAGTTCTGA
- a CDS encoding RNA polymerase sigma factor — MLEGNAERSVEATLGHLRVMDGPAPVQTPAPLNLEDLYRQHRMRLVRLAILLVDEPATAEDVVQEAFTGLHRNWGRLRDAAAAVGYLRTAVVNGSRSVLRRRKTAREYVPPHAVNARSAESLAMLSSEHQAVVSALSKLPPRQREVLVLRYYGGLSEAEISEAAGISKGTVKSTASRALEALQKAMQAPQ, encoded by the coding sequence ATGCTCGAAGGCAATGCGGAACGCAGTGTCGAGGCGACCCTCGGCCACTTGCGGGTCATGGACGGGCCGGCGCCGGTGCAGACGCCGGCGCCGCTGAACCTCGAAGACCTCTACCGCCAGCACCGGATGCGGCTGGTCCGGCTGGCGATTCTGCTGGTGGACGAGCCCGCGACCGCGGAAGACGTGGTCCAGGAGGCCTTCACCGGCCTGCACCGCAACTGGGGCCGGCTGCGTGACGCCGCCGCTGCTGTCGGTTACCTGCGCACCGCCGTGGTCAACGGGTCGCGCAGCGTGCTGCGCCGCCGCAAGACCGCCCGGGAGTACGTGCCGCCGCACGCGGTCAACGCGCGGTCCGCGGAGAGCCTCGCGATGCTCTCCAGCGAGCACCAGGCCGTGGTCAGCGCGCTGTCCAAGCTGCCGCCCCGCCAGCGGGAGGTGCTGGTGCTGCGCTACTACGGCGGGCTGAGCGAAGCCGAGATCTCTGAGGCCGCAGGCATTTCGAAGGGTACCGTCAAGTCGACCGCCAGCCGGGCGCTCGAGGCCCTCCAGAAGGCCATGCAGGCCCCACAGTGA
- a CDS encoding metal-dependent hydrolase has translation MSDEQIVLHARDVHFDWASLPMHWIPGEPQATHTINVLHLALPEGERWFVEVFKQAVPLIRDERLKEDVLGFIGQEAVHAEAHDGAAAHLEAAGVRVRPYIAQMEWLFRKLLGDRDLTGRAAEEWLVERLGIIAAIEHYTAFLGQWVLDAPLAEAGADPVMLDLLRWHGAEEVEHRSVAYDLFTHLDGRYTRRVRSMAAVTPVLAWVFARGTRFLMRNDPTRPGRASLRGYRRAAKKGLLPTGRQLLREIRPYFRKSYHPAETGNTEQAVAYLASSPAARAAG, from the coding sequence ATGAGCGACGAACAGATCGTCCTGCACGCCCGGGACGTCCACTTCGACTGGGCGAGCCTGCCGATGCACTGGATCCCCGGCGAGCCGCAGGCCACGCACACCATCAACGTGCTGCACCTCGCGCTGCCCGAGGGCGAGCGCTGGTTCGTCGAGGTGTTCAAGCAGGCCGTGCCGCTGATCCGCGACGAGCGGCTCAAGGAGGACGTCCTCGGCTTCATCGGCCAGGAGGCCGTGCACGCCGAGGCGCACGACGGCGCCGCGGCGCACCTGGAGGCCGCGGGCGTGCGCGTGCGGCCCTACATCGCGCAGATGGAGTGGCTGTTCCGGAAGCTGCTCGGCGACCGCGATCTCACCGGCCGGGCCGCCGAGGAGTGGCTGGTCGAACGGCTCGGGATCATCGCCGCGATCGAGCACTACACGGCGTTCCTCGGCCAGTGGGTGCTCGACGCGCCGCTCGCCGAGGCCGGCGCGGACCCGGTGATGCTCGACCTGCTGCGCTGGCACGGCGCGGAAGAAGTCGAACACCGGTCCGTCGCCTACGACCTGTTCACGCACCTCGACGGCCGCTACACCCGCCGGGTGCGCAGCATGGCCGCGGTGACGCCGGTGCTGGCGTGGGTCTTCGCCCGCGGCACGCGGTTCCTGATGCGCAACGACCCGACACGCCCGGGGCGCGCGTCGCTGCGGGGCTATCGCCGAGCGGCGAAGAAGGGCCTGCTGCCGACCGGACGTCAGCTGCTGCGCGAGATCCGGCCGTACTTCCGGAAGTCGTACCACCCGGCCGAGACCGGCAACACCGAGCAGGCCGTGGCCTACCTGGCTTCGTCGCCCGCCGCGCGGGCGGCGGGGTGA
- a CDS encoding 2Fe-2S iron-sulfur cluster-binding protein: MSTLVGVVGAYRRLSQVSGKRRPPVRAVDRNLPLTVEAVRPEAEGVVSLRLGNGTPLPSWRPGAHIDLVLPSGLVRQYSLCGDPTENDHYRIAVRRIGVASAEVHALRPGTRVVVRGPRTAFPFVGEGPFWFVAGGIGITPILPMVHRAAAAQADWRLVYTGRSRASMPFLDELARYDRVRIRPDTEYGVPASGAELLDGMPDGASVYCCGPVPMIAGLRVDLALTTGAVHFERFAPPPIVAGAPFTLTLRRSGRVLEVPGDRSALDVVREALPDTPYSCRQGFCGTCAVPTADGGSMRICVDRGPAVLEL, translated from the coding sequence ATGTCCACGCTGGTCGGCGTGGTCGGGGCCTACCGCAGGCTCTCGCAGGTCAGCGGGAAGCGGCGGCCGCCGGTGCGCGCGGTCGACCGGAATCTGCCGCTGACGGTCGAAGCGGTGCGTCCCGAAGCCGAGGGCGTCGTCAGCCTGCGCCTCGGCAACGGCACGCCCCTGCCGAGCTGGCGGCCGGGGGCGCACATCGACCTGGTGCTGCCGTCGGGCCTGGTCCGGCAGTACTCCCTGTGCGGCGACCCGACCGAAAACGACCATTACCGCATTGCCGTCCGGCGGATCGGCGTCGCGTCGGCCGAGGTCCACGCGCTGCGGCCGGGCACCCGGGTCGTCGTGCGCGGGCCGCGGACGGCGTTCCCGTTCGTCGGCGAGGGGCCGTTCTGGTTCGTCGCCGGCGGGATCGGGATCACGCCGATCCTGCCGATGGTGCACCGCGCGGCGGCGGCACAAGCCGACTGGCGGCTGGTCTACACCGGTCGCAGCCGGGCGTCGATGCCGTTCCTGGACGAACTCGCGCGCTACGACCGCGTCCGGATCCGCCCGGACACGGAGTACGGCGTGCCGGCCTCGGGCGCCGAGCTCCTCGACGGCATGCCGGACGGCGCTTCGGTGTACTGCTGCGGGCCGGTGCCGATGATCGCCGGCCTCCGGGTGGACCTGGCCCTGACGACGGGCGCGGTCCACTTCGAACGGTTCGCCCCGCCGCCGATCGTGGCGGGCGCGCCGTTCACGCTGACGTTGCGCAGGTCCGGCCGGGTGCTCGAAGTCCCGGGTGACCGGTCCGCGCTCGACGTCGTCCGCGAAGCACTGCCCGACACGCCGTATTCGTGCCGCCAGGGCTTCTGCGGGACCTGCGCGGTGCCGACGGCCGACGGCGGATCGATGCGGATCTGCGTCGACCGCGGCCCCGCGGTGCTGGAGTTATGA
- a CDS encoding YciI family protein produces MAWYLVEITYVQEKLQEVRPRHREFLTKLAEEGRVAVAGPLGDGTGGVTLYQADDEAHLQETIGKDPYFLEGVIAERSVREFKPVIGAWLPEGS; encoded by the coding sequence ATGGCCTGGTACCTCGTCGAAATCACCTACGTCCAGGAGAAACTGCAGGAGGTGCGGCCCCGCCACCGCGAGTTCTTGACCAAGCTCGCCGAGGAGGGCCGCGTCGCGGTCGCCGGCCCGCTCGGCGACGGCACCGGCGGGGTCACGCTCTACCAGGCCGACGACGAGGCGCACCTGCAGGAGACGATCGGCAAGGACCCGTACTTCCTGGAAGGCGTCATCGCCGAGCGGTCGGTCCGCGAGTTCAAACCGGTGATCGGCGCCTGGCTGCCCGAGGGCTCATAA
- the nagA gene encoding N-acetylglucosamine-6-phosphate deacetylase produces the protein MIMGGRVAAPDRVLDDGWVAVSDGRIAGVGSGTPPSGEHVDVGGALVVPGFVDTHCHGGGGASFTSLDPEELLTAVRAHRRHGTTTMLASLVSDPVDILREQVAALREIVQDGEIAGIHLEGPFISKARCGAHDPETLLEPDTGTVDKLLRAGQGAIRMVTIAPELYGGVKAVRQLAESGVIAAIGHTDGVEEQLLPAIDAGASVATHLFNGMRPLHHREPGPVGALLDDERITIELICDLVHLHPTVVRLAAKHAGRNRTVLITDAMSATDAADGRYTLGRLEVDVHDGVATLADNGSLAGSTLTMDTAFRNLLNGAKLGILDAVHATSLRPAELLGIADRTGSLTPGKVADIVVLDTDLRPAKVLRRGQWVAEVGTATLST, from the coding sequence GTGATCATGGGCGGCCGGGTCGCCGCCCCGGACCGTGTACTCGACGACGGCTGGGTAGCCGTCTCCGACGGGCGGATCGCCGGCGTGGGTTCGGGGACCCCGCCGTCCGGCGAGCACGTGGACGTCGGTGGGGCACTGGTCGTACCTGGATTCGTCGATACCCACTGCCACGGCGGGGGAGGTGCTTCGTTCACCTCCCTCGATCCCGAAGAGCTCCTGACGGCGGTGCGGGCGCACCGCCGTCACGGCACCACGACCATGCTCGCCAGCCTGGTCTCCGATCCGGTGGACATCCTGCGTGAGCAGGTCGCCGCGCTGCGTGAGATCGTCCAGGACGGCGAGATCGCGGGCATCCACCTGGAGGGGCCCTTCATCTCGAAGGCCCGCTGCGGGGCCCACGACCCGGAGACGCTGCTCGAGCCCGACACGGGCACGGTCGACAAGCTGCTGCGGGCCGGCCAGGGCGCGATCCGGATGGTCACCATCGCCCCCGAGCTGTACGGCGGCGTGAAGGCCGTCCGCCAGCTGGCCGAATCGGGCGTCATCGCCGCCATCGGGCACACCGACGGCGTCGAGGAGCAGCTGCTGCCGGCGATCGACGCCGGCGCGAGCGTCGCGACGCACCTGTTCAACGGCATGCGCCCGCTGCACCACCGCGAGCCCGGCCCGGTCGGCGCGCTGCTGGACGACGAGCGCATCACCATCGAGCTCATCTGCGACCTGGTGCACCTGCACCCGACCGTGGTGCGGCTGGCCGCCAAGCACGCCGGGCGCAACCGGACGGTGCTCATCACCGACGCGATGTCGGCCACCGACGCCGCCGACGGCCGCTACACGCTGGGCCGGCTCGAGGTCGACGTGCACGACGGCGTCGCCACCCTCGCGGACAACGGCTCGCTGGCCGGCAGCACCCTGACGATGGACACCGCCTTCCGCAACCTCCTCAACGGTGCGAAACTCGGCATCCTCGACGCCGTGCACGCGACGTCGCTGCGGCCCGCCGAGCTGCTCGGCATCGCCGACCGCACGGGCTCGCTCACGCCGGGCAAGGTCGCGGACATCGTCGTGCTCGACACGGACCTGCGGCCGGCCAAGGTGCTGCGACGGGGACAATGGGTCGCCGAGGTGGGAACGGCTACCTTGAGCACCTGA
- a CDS encoding PPOX class F420-dependent oxidoreductase: protein MTDDTALREFITARRHGVLATIRRDGRPQLSTITHLYNPETDTVTASITETRAKTKNMRRDPRVTYHVGSEDGWSYVVAEARAELTQPAAAPDDATVEALVDYYRRAAGEHPNWAEYREAMVTDQRVLLTLHLDKVFGVIR from the coding sequence ATGACCGACGACACAGCGTTGAGGGAATTCATCACCGCGCGCCGCCACGGCGTCCTGGCCACCATCCGCCGCGACGGCCGGCCGCAGCTGTCCACCATCACCCACCTCTACAACCCGGAGACGGACACCGTCACCGCGTCCATCACCGAGACCCGGGCGAAGACGAAGAACATGCGCCGCGACCCGCGGGTCACCTACCACGTGGGCAGCGAGGACGGCTGGAGCTACGTGGTCGCCGAGGCCCGCGCGGAGCTGACGCAGCCGGCCGCCGCGCCCGACGACGCGACCGTGGAAGCGCTGGTCGACTACTACCGCCGCGCGGCGGGCGAGCACCCGAACTGGGCCGAGTACCGCGAGGCGATGGTCACCGACCAGCGCGTCCTGCTGACCCTGCACCTGGACAAGGTCTTCGGCGTGATCCGCTGA
- a CDS encoding DHA2 family efflux MFS transporter permease subunit, which yields MSTTVEKPDLPLPSKGLPQLSHRQIVTILSGLMCGMFLAALDQTIVGTSIVKIANDLHGFDLQAWATTAYLITSTIVTPIYGKLSDIYGRKPFYLAAITIFVAGSLASSFSTSMYELASFRAVQGLGAGGLMSLAMTIIGDVVPPRERPRYQGYILAVFGLSTVLGPVLGGFFAGFDTLAGISGWRWVFLINVPIGIIALFVVAKVLNVPHERHDQKIDWWGALALVVAVVPFLIVAEQGQKWGWGDGKAILCYVVGGVGVIAFILIERLMKDAALIPLRLFKNSTFTVAIIGGVIVGVAMFGAITMIPQFMQVVQGYTPTESGLLMLPLMAGIMTSSIVSGRITSKTGHYKIFPILGTLLIAVGAFFFAQVEYNSALWHPLVAAAIIGLGLGQCMQTLVIAVQNAGPRSDMGASTASATFFRQIGGTAGVAIFLTILFNTLGPNITKAFGGKLPAGAGAGVANLSENTSGIQDLPEAIKTPVLIGFTESITTVFYVAGAVALLATVVLLFMKEIPLAGMNPAAAAVEGGEAFLDADADEVDDFADEPTEIVEPVRPLDREPALVGGGKHALSNGHGDYQAVSGALPITNSISDAEIDTPVGAGGVPVIGHVRRQDGSHVSGAALTLIDQRGRQVARATGSADGSYSVPSQGPGAYVLIVSAHGHQPQASSVVIGNGPATVDVTLTGSGELTGTVKAAATGSPLASVTVTLTDSRGEVNGAFITTADGTYAFIGVGAGAYTLVASGPGYRPVAVTLTVPDSGVLRHDVELASSVLLAGTARTEGDRIVPDARITVLDPEGNVAAVARTDGEGRYLVSDLPAGAYTVVASGYPPATSQVELTGGEADHDVRLSYDQALDELVDRS from the coding sequence ATGAGCACCACCGTCGAAAAACCCGATCTGCCATTGCCGTCGAAGGGCTTGCCGCAGCTGAGCCACCGCCAGATCGTCACGATCCTGAGCGGGCTGATGTGCGGCATGTTCCTGGCGGCGCTCGATCAGACGATCGTCGGCACGTCGATCGTCAAGATCGCCAACGACCTGCACGGCTTCGACCTGCAGGCGTGGGCCACCACGGCGTACCTGATCACCTCGACGATCGTCACGCCGATCTACGGCAAGCTGTCCGACATCTACGGCCGCAAGCCGTTCTACCTCGCCGCGATCACGATCTTCGTCGCCGGTTCGCTGGCCTCGAGCTTCTCGACGTCGATGTACGAGCTGGCCTCGTTCCGCGCGGTCCAGGGCCTCGGCGCCGGCGGTCTGATGTCGCTGGCCATGACCATCATCGGTGACGTCGTCCCGCCGCGGGAACGCCCGCGGTACCAGGGTTACATCCTCGCCGTGTTCGGTCTCTCGACCGTGCTGGGCCCGGTGCTGGGCGGCTTCTTCGCCGGCTTCGACACCCTGGCCGGCATCTCCGGCTGGCGCTGGGTCTTCCTGATCAACGTCCCGATCGGCATCATCGCGCTGTTCGTCGTGGCGAAGGTGCTGAACGTGCCGCACGAGCGCCACGACCAGAAGATCGACTGGTGGGGCGCGCTGGCGCTCGTCGTCGCGGTCGTGCCGTTCCTGATCGTCGCCGAGCAGGGCCAGAAGTGGGGCTGGGGCGACGGCAAGGCGATCCTCTGCTACGTCGTGGGCGGCGTCGGCGTGATCGCGTTCATCCTGATCGAACGGCTGATGAAGGACGCCGCGCTGATCCCGCTGCGGCTGTTCAAGAACTCGACGTTCACCGTGGCCATCATCGGCGGTGTCATCGTCGGTGTGGCGATGTTCGGCGCGATCACGATGATCCCGCAGTTCATGCAGGTCGTGCAGGGCTACACGCCGACCGAGTCCGGGTTGCTGATGCTGCCGCTGATGGCGGGCATCATGACCAGCTCGATCGTCTCCGGCCGGATCACGTCCAAGACCGGGCACTACAAGATCTTCCCGATCCTCGGCACCCTGCTGATCGCGGTCGGCGCGTTCTTCTTCGCGCAGGTCGAGTACAACTCGGCGCTGTGGCACCCGCTGGTCGCCGCGGCCATCATCGGCCTCGGGCTCGGCCAGTGCATGCAGACGCTGGTCATCGCGGTACAGAACGCCGGCCCGCGCAGCGACATGGGCGCCTCGACCGCATCGGCGACGTTCTTCCGCCAGATCGGTGGTACCGCCGGTGTCGCGATCTTCCTGACGATCCTGTTCAACACGCTGGGCCCGAACATCACCAAGGCCTTCGGCGGCAAGCTGCCGGCGGGTGCGGGTGCCGGGGTCGCCAACCTGTCCGAGAACACCAGCGGCATCCAGGACCTGCCCGAGGCGATCAAGACCCCGGTGCTGATCGGCTTCACCGAGTCGATCACCACGGTGTTCTACGTCGCGGGCGCGGTGGCCCTGCTGGCCACCGTGGTGCTGCTGTTCATGAAGGAGATCCCGCTGGCCGGGATGAACCCCGCCGCGGCGGCGGTCGAAGGCGGCGAAGCGTTCCTCGACGCCGATGCCGACGAGGTCGACGACTTCGCCGACGAGCCCACCGAGATCGTCGAGCCGGTCCGCCCGCTCGACCGCGAACCGGCGCTCGTGGGCGGCGGGAAGCACGCGCTGAGCAACGGGCACGGTGACTACCAGGCCGTGTCGGGCGCGCTGCCGATCACGAACTCGATCTCGGACGCCGAAATCGACACCCCGGTCGGCGCGGGTGGCGTGCCGGTCATCGGGCACGTGCGCCGCCAGGACGGCAGCCACGTCTCCGGCGCCGCGCTCACCCTGATCGACCAGCGCGGCCGCCAGGTCGCGCGAGCCACCGGATCGGCCGACGGCAGCTACTCGGTGCCCAGCCAGGGCCCGGGCGCGTACGTCCTGATCGTGTCGGCCCACGGCCACCAGCCGCAGGCCTCCAGCGTCGTGATCGGCAACGGGCCGGCGACGGTCGACGTCACGCTCACCGGGTCCGGCGAGCTGACCGGCACCGTGAAGGCCGCCGCCACCGGCTCGCCGCTGGCGAGCGTCACGGTCACCCTGACCGACAGCCGCGGCGAGGTGAACGGCGCGTTCATCACGACCGCGGACGGCACCTACGCCTTCATCGGCGTCGGCGCCGGGGCCTACACCCTGGTCGCCAGCGGCCCGGGCTACCGGCCCGTCGCGGTGACGCTCACCGTGCCGGACAGCGGCGTGCTGCGCCACGACGTCGAGCTGGCCAGCTCGGTGCTCCTCGCGGGCACCGCGCGGACCGAAGGCGACCGGATCGTCCCGGACGCGCGGATCACCGTGCTCGACCCCGAAGGCAACGTGGCCGCCGTGGCCCGGACCGACGGCGAAGGCCGGTACCTGGTCAGCGACCTGCCCGCGGGCGCGTACACCGTGGTCGCGAGCGGCTACCCGCCGGCGACCAGCCAGGTGGAGCTGACCGGCGGCGAAGCGGACCACGACGTCCGGCTGAGCTACGACCAGGCCCTCGACGAGCTGGTCGACCGGTCATGA